One genomic segment of Chitinibacter sp. FCG-7 includes these proteins:
- a CDS encoding CTP synthase yields the protein MTKYIFVTGGVVSSLGKGIAAASLASILESRGLKVTMMKLDPYINVDPGTMSPMQHGEVFVTEDGAETDLDLGHYERFITAKMQKRNNFTTGQIYDSVIKKERRGDYLGKTVQVIPHITDEMRLFIERGSEGADIAVIEVGGTVGDIESLPFLEAIRQMGVLLGKESTCFVHLSYVPYIAAAGEIKTKPTQHSVKELREIGIQPDVLICRADRMVPDEERRKIALFTNVSEKAVISCPDLDSIYKIPRVLSEQGIDDIICKQFGLDLPKANLSVWDGIVDAIQNPKQTVNIAMVGKYVDLTESYKSLIEALRHAGIHTRSEVKIHFVDSESLETEGASCLKDMDAILVPGGFGKRGVEGKIVAVRFARENNIPYMGICLGMQIALIEFARDMAGMTGANSTEFDLETEYPVVALIDEWVNHDGKVEKRDENSNMGGTMRLGAQECRLESGSLAAKIYGDEVITERHRHRYEVNNYYLARLQAAGLKISGKSVGAEQLVETIELPEHRWFFACQFHPEFTSTPRDGHPLFKSYIEAAISYARDNGREGLSC from the coding sequence ATGACCAAGTATATCTTCGTTACCGGCGGCGTTGTATCGTCTCTCGGTAAAGGCATCGCAGCCGCTTCTCTGGCCTCCATCCTCGAATCTCGCGGTCTCAAAGTGACCATGATGAAACTGGATCCTTATATCAACGTGGATCCGGGCACCATGAGCCCGATGCAGCATGGTGAGGTATTCGTAACGGAAGACGGCGCCGAAACAGACTTGGATCTGGGGCACTACGAGCGCTTTATCACTGCAAAAATGCAAAAGCGCAATAATTTCACCACTGGCCAGATCTACGATTCGGTCATCAAGAAAGAACGTCGCGGCGATTACCTCGGTAAAACCGTACAGGTGATTCCGCATATCACCGACGAAATGCGCCTGTTTATCGAGCGCGGTTCCGAAGGTGCCGACATTGCCGTCATCGAAGTGGGCGGTACCGTTGGCGATATCGAATCGTTACCGTTTCTGGAAGCTATTCGCCAGATGGGCGTCTTGCTGGGCAAAGAGAGTACCTGTTTTGTGCATCTCTCTTACGTGCCTTATATTGCCGCAGCGGGCGAGATCAAAACCAAACCGACCCAGCACAGCGTTAAGGAATTGCGCGAAATCGGTATCCAGCCTGATGTGCTGATCTGCCGTGCCGATCGCATGGTGCCGGACGAAGAGCGTCGCAAGATTGCGCTGTTCACCAATGTATCGGAAAAAGCGGTGATTTCCTGCCCAGATCTGGATTCGATTTACAAAATCCCGCGCGTGCTCTCCGAGCAGGGTATCGACGACATTATCTGCAAGCAATTCGGCCTTGATTTGCCTAAAGCCAATCTGTCGGTCTGGGATGGCATTGTTGACGCGATCCAGAATCCGAAACAAACCGTCAATATCGCCATGGTTGGCAAGTATGTTGATCTGACCGAATCATACAAATCGCTGATCGAAGCGTTGCGTCACGCCGGTATTCATACGCGCTCCGAAGTCAAAATTCATTTTGTTGACTCCGAATCGCTGGAAACCGAAGGCGCGTCATGCTTGAAAGACATGGATGCAATCTTGGTGCCGGGCGGTTTTGGCAAGCGCGGCGTGGAAGGCAAGATTGTTGCGGTGCGTTTTGCGCGTGAAAATAACATCCCGTACATGGGCATCTGTCTGGGGATGCAGATTGCGCTGATCGAATTTGCCCGCGACATGGCTGGCATGACGGGTGCAAACTCGACCGAGTTTGATCTGGAAACCGAATATCCGGTGGTAGCCTTGATCGACGAGTGGGTGAATCACGACGGTAAAGTTGAAAAACGCGATGAGAACTCGAATATGGGCGGCACCATGCGCCTTGGCGCGCAGGAATGTCGCCTTGAATCGGGTTCGCTGGCGGCAAAAATTTATGGTGATGAAGTCATCACCGAGCGCCACCGCCATCGTTATGAAGTGAATAATTACTATCTGGCGCGTCTGCAAGCGGCTGGCCTGAAAATCAGTGGCAAATCAGTTGGTGCTGAGCAACTGGTCGAGACCATCGAGCTGCCTGAGCATCGCTGGTTCTTTGCATGTCAGTTCCATCCGGAATTCACATCGACGCCACGTGATGGTCATCCATTGTTCAAATCCTACATTGAAGCGGCAATCAGCTATGCCCGCGACAATGGTCGTGAAGGCTTGAGCTGCTAA
- a CDS encoding SDR family NAD(P)-dependent oxidoreductase produces MTNTPRHILITGCSSGIGLDAALRLSKQGWRVFASARKADDVVRLQGLGLDAVQLDVADSESIAQGLAQVLAASGGRLDAVFNNAGFGVPGAVEDLSRDAMRHQFETNVFGAIELSNAVLPLFRRQGFGRLVFNSSVLGFAAMPYRGAYNASKFALEGFADTLRQELYGSGIHVSLIEPGPIVSRFRANAAEQFFRWIKPEGSFHRPAYEQMQARLNKKGAAVPFTLPEEAVFKVLLHALEARKPRVRYRVTVPSQVFWYLKRLLPSRWLERLLLAASGDEPGFSYGRKAEKRKKSPHS; encoded by the coding sequence ATGACGAACACACCAAGACATATTCTGATTACCGGCTGCTCAAGTGGGATTGGCCTTGATGCCGCGCTACGCTTATCAAAACAGGGCTGGCGGGTGTTTGCCAGTGCTCGTAAAGCCGACGATGTTGTGCGTTTACAGGGCTTGGGGCTTGATGCAGTGCAATTGGACGTGGCCGATAGTGAATCAATCGCCCAAGGGCTTGCGCAGGTGCTGGCGGCCAGCGGCGGGCGGCTCGATGCCGTATTTAATAATGCCGGATTCGGTGTACCTGGTGCGGTGGAAGACTTGAGCCGCGACGCCATGCGTCATCAGTTTGAAACCAATGTCTTTGGCGCAATAGAGCTCAGTAATGCAGTGTTGCCGTTATTTCGTCGGCAGGGCTTTGGCCGACTGGTTTTCAATAGCTCGGTGCTGGGTTTTGCGGCCATGCCTTATCGCGGCGCCTACAATGCCAGCAAATTTGCGCTAGAAGGTTTCGCTGATACATTGCGTCAGGAATTATACGGCAGCGGCATTCACGTCAGCCTGATTGAGCCTGGGCCAATTGTTAGCCGTTTTCGGGCCAATGCTGCCGAGCAGTTTTTTCGCTGGATCAAGCCCGAAGGTAGTTTTCATCGGCCAGCGTACGAGCAAATGCAGGCCAGGTTGAACAAAAAAGGGGCGGCAGTGCCATTTACTTTGCCCGAAGAGGCGGTGTTCAAGGTTTTACTGCATGCGCTGGAGGCCAGAAAGCCGCGTGTGCGTTACCGCGTCACCGTGCCCAGCCAGGTTTTCTGGTATCTCAAGCGCCTGTTGCCCAGCCGCTGGTTGGAACGCTTGTTACTGGCTGCATCGGGTGATGAGCCCGGATTTTCTTATGGCCGCAAGGCCGAAAAGCGTAAAAAATCGCCTCATTCATAA
- the phbB gene encoding acetoacetyl-CoA reductase: protein MAKVALVTGGMGGIGTAICRKLADDGFTVVTTYSRPGKEAAWLADNAAAGYQFQAFECDVTDFDACVALGQQVTAAVGQVDVLVNNAGITRDASFKKLGKTDWDAVIGTNLDSVFNVSKQFVDGMVERNWGRVINISSINGQKGQFGQTNYSAAKAGMHGFSMALAQEVARKGVTVNTISPGYIATDMVMAVPEDVRNKIVAQIPVARLGKPEEIAGLISYLVSDLAGFMTGANLAINGGQHTC, encoded by the coding sequence ATGGCAAAAGTAGCTCTCGTCACTGGTGGTATGGGCGGCATCGGAACCGCAATCTGTCGCAAACTGGCAGATGATGGCTTTACCGTCGTCACAACCTATTCTCGCCCTGGCAAAGAAGCTGCATGGCTGGCGGACAATGCTGCAGCCGGTTATCAATTTCAGGCTTTCGAGTGCGATGTCACCGATTTTGACGCTTGCGTAGCACTCGGGCAGCAAGTCACTGCGGCGGTCGGCCAGGTTGATGTGCTGGTGAACAACGCCGGCATCACCCGCGACGCCAGCTTTAAAAAACTGGGCAAAACCGACTGGGATGCGGTGATTGGCACCAACCTAGACTCGGTGTTCAACGTCTCGAAACAGTTTGTTGACGGCATGGTTGAGCGCAACTGGGGTCGCGTCATCAATATTTCCTCAATCAATGGCCAGAAAGGCCAGTTTGGTCAGACCAACTACTCGGCAGCCAAAGCGGGTATGCATGGTTTTAGCATGGCTCTGGCGCAGGAAGTGGCGCGCAAAGGCGTGACGGTCAACACCATTTCTCCAGGCTATATCGCCACCGATATGGTGATGGCGGTCCCTGAAGACGTTCGTAACAAGATCGTTGCGCAAATTCCGGTGGCGCGCCTGGGCAAGCCGGAAGAAATCGCCGGTTTGATCAGCTACCTGGTATCAGATCTGGCCGGCTTTATGACTGGCGCCAATCTGGCCATCAATGGCGGTCAGCACACCTGCTAA
- a CDS encoding efflux RND transporter periplasmic adaptor subunit, producing MYEQVGRIDFSDNRVDPKTGTIRARAIFSNPKAQLLPGQFVRLHLDFGTIKEAILIPERAIVQSQADKMVMTVDKDNKVVPRTIKTGRANGAGLVQIESGLQAGDTVIVEGIIKAKPGSIVKPVPASAPQAAQ from the coding sequence ATGTATGAGCAAGTCGGGCGGATTGATTTCTCCGACAATCGGGTTGACCCCAAAACCGGGACCATCCGGGCGCGGGCCATTTTCAGCAATCCCAAAGCGCAGTTATTACCTGGCCAGTTTGTCCGCCTGCATCTGGACTTTGGCACGATCAAAGAAGCCATCCTGATTCCCGAGCGCGCGATTGTGCAATCGCAAGCCGACAAAATGGTGATGACCGTCGACAAGGACAATAAAGTCGTCCCGCGCACCATCAAAACCGGCCGCGCCAATGGTGCCGGGCTGGTGCAGATTGAATCGGGGCTGCAAGCGGGTGACACCGTGATTGTTGAAGGGATTATCAAAGCCAAGCCAGGCAGCATCGTCAAGCCCGTGCCAGCCAGCGCGCCACAAGCCGCCCAATAA
- a CDS encoding efflux RND transporter permease subunit, whose translation MFSKFFIERPIFASVISIIIVLAGLAAMRSLPVEQYPGITPPVVSVTAFYPGATPDVIAQTVAAPLEQQINGVENMIYVQSGSASNGQMSLNVYFEIGTDPDQATINVNNRVSAAMAQLPEEVKRQGVTVKKKSTSILNVVALSSPSGAFDTTYMSNYALLNIVDEIKRIQGVGDLTLFGGTDYAMRVWLRPDRIAQLGITTSDILAAIREQNAQFAAGKIGAQPTSGQVDFTFTVNTQGRLKSVEEFENIIVRSTPDGAKTRLKDVARVEMGGKDYDLLAKLNGKQAVAMGIYLQPGANAVAVSQAIHQKMETLKTRFPDGIEYSIPYDTTIFVKVSIEKVVHTLFEAIILVFIVVYLFLQNFRATLIPCIAVPISLIGTFAGMLILGFSINLLTLLGMVLAIGIVVDDAIVVLENVERIMAEKKCSAKEAAIQAMEEVAGPVVAIVLVLCAVFLPVAFMGGMTGVMYKQFAITIAVSVAISGLVALTLTPALCALLLKGGHHQPARFFVWFNRQFDRLTHGYVGGVAFLNRRVGVAFVLFGAMLIALVLLFRAVPGGLVPDEDQGYLLSAVMLPDAASLKRTGVVSAQYDQLVMNNKNVENVVSFVGFDILSGAVMSNSGITFITLKDWDERQAKADSSFALVKALQGSAYMGLRDGFAATFNPPAISGMSTTGGIEGYLQNRGTGDTKQFAAEVQRFVEEAKKRPEFASVSSTFRANVPQIYLDLDREKAKALGVSINTVFETMQATFGQVYVNDFNQFGRTYRVQMQSEADFRARPEDIANVYVRSSNGTMIPLTSLVKVKNSVGSELAERFNIFQAAKLMIQPAPGISSAQAIAAMEALEKDVLGKDYKLEWTGSAYQEKAAGSSAAFAFLFGIVMVFLILAAQYERWSLPLAVITAVPFALFGALLAVWLVGLTNNVYFQIGLVTLVALAAKNAILIVEFAVMKHEEGMSLLDSALEAARLRFRPIVMTSLAFILGCVPLVISSGAGAASRMALGTPVIGGMLAATFIAIFFIPLFFRLIMRSAEKTSAEKKPVHPAEAAHE comes from the coding sequence ATGTTTTCAAAATTTTTCATCGAACGGCCCATTTTTGCCAGCGTGATTTCCATCATCATCGTGCTGGCAGGTTTGGCGGCCATGCGCTCGCTCCCGGTCGAGCAATACCCGGGCATCACCCCACCCGTTGTGTCCGTCACCGCGTTTTACCCCGGCGCAACACCCGATGTGATTGCACAAACGGTCGCCGCTCCGTTGGAGCAGCAGATCAATGGCGTAGAAAACATGATCTACGTCCAATCGGGCTCGGCTTCCAATGGGCAGATGTCCTTGAATGTCTATTTCGAAATCGGCACCGACCCTGATCAAGCCACGATCAATGTCAATAACCGTGTTTCTGCGGCGATGGCGCAATTGCCCGAGGAAGTGAAGCGCCAGGGCGTCACCGTCAAGAAAAAATCGACGTCCATTTTGAATGTGGTCGCGCTCAGCTCGCCCTCGGGTGCGTTTGACACGACATATATGTCCAACTACGCGCTGCTCAATATTGTTGATGAAATCAAGCGCATTCAGGGTGTGGGCGATCTCACGCTATTTGGCGGCACCGATTACGCGATGCGGGTCTGGCTCAGGCCCGACCGGATTGCCCAGCTGGGCATCACCACCTCCGACATTCTGGCGGCCATTCGCGAGCAAAACGCGCAGTTTGCCGCAGGTAAAATCGGCGCTCAACCTACCTCGGGGCAAGTGGACTTTACCTTCACCGTGAACACGCAGGGCCGACTGAAAAGCGTTGAAGAATTTGAAAACATCATCGTACGCTCCACGCCGGACGGCGCAAAAACACGACTTAAAGATGTCGCACGCGTTGAAATGGGCGGCAAGGATTACGATCTGCTGGCCAAACTCAATGGCAAACAAGCTGTGGCCATGGGGATTTATCTGCAGCCCGGCGCCAATGCCGTCGCCGTCTCACAAGCCATCCATCAGAAAATGGAAACGCTGAAAACCCGCTTTCCTGATGGGATTGAATATTCCATTCCTTACGACACCACCATCTTTGTCAAAGTCTCGATTGAAAAAGTGGTGCACACGCTATTTGAAGCCATCATTCTGGTGTTTATCGTTGTTTACCTGTTTTTGCAAAACTTCCGTGCCACGCTGATTCCGTGTATTGCAGTCCCCATTTCACTGATCGGCACTTTTGCCGGCATGCTGATTCTGGGCTTTTCAATCAATCTGCTGACGCTGCTGGGTATGGTGCTGGCGATTGGTATTGTGGTTGACGATGCCATTGTGGTGCTGGAAAACGTCGAGCGCATTATGGCCGAGAAAAAATGCTCAGCCAAAGAGGCGGCAATTCAGGCGATGGAAGAAGTAGCCGGCCCGGTGGTGGCCATTGTGCTGGTCTTGTGCGCGGTATTTCTGCCGGTGGCCTTTATGGGTGGCATGACCGGCGTGATGTACAAGCAGTTTGCAATTACCATCGCCGTTTCGGTCGCCATTTCAGGGCTGGTGGCGCTGACGCTCACCCCTGCCTTGTGCGCTCTTTTGCTCAAAGGCGGCCACCATCAGCCAGCCCGCTTTTTTGTCTGGTTCAACCGGCAATTTGACCGGCTGACCCATGGCTATGTTGGTGGCGTGGCCTTTCTGAACCGCCGCGTTGGCGTGGCCTTTGTGCTGTTTGGCGCAATGCTGATCGCCCTAGTGCTGCTATTTCGTGCCGTGCCCGGCGGCTTGGTGCCCGATGAAGACCAAGGCTATCTGTTGAGCGCCGTCATGCTGCCCGACGCAGCTTCGCTCAAGCGCACCGGCGTGGTTTCAGCGCAGTATGATCAGCTGGTAATGAACAATAAAAATGTCGAAAACGTCGTCTCTTTTGTCGGCTTTGATATTTTGTCCGGCGCGGTGATGAGCAATAGCGGCATCACGTTTATCACGCTCAAGGACTGGGATGAGCGTCAGGCGAAGGCCGACAGCTCATTTGCCTTGGTCAAAGCCCTGCAAGGCAGCGCCTATATGGGGCTTAGAGACGGCTTTGCCGCCACATTCAACCCGCCTGCGATCAGCGGCATGTCGACGACGGGCGGGATTGAAGGCTATCTGCAAAACCGGGGCACGGGCGACACCAAGCAATTTGCCGCCGAAGTGCAGCGCTTTGTCGAAGAAGCGAAAAAACGCCCTGAGTTTGCTTCGGTATCGAGCACCTTCCGCGCCAATGTGCCGCAGATCTACCTTGACCTGGACCGGGAAAAAGCCAAAGCACTGGGGGTGAGCATCAACACCGTGTTTGAAACCATGCAAGCAACTTTTGGTCAGGTTTACGTCAATGACTTTAACCAGTTTGGCCGCACCTACCGCGTGCAGATGCAATCGGAAGCCGATTTCCGTGCCCGACCAGAAGACATTGCCAATGTTTATGTTCGCTCAAGCAACGGCACCATGATTCCGCTCACCAGTCTTGTGAAAGTGAAAAACTCGGTTGGCTCGGAGCTGGCAGAGCGGTTCAATATTTTCCAGGCGGCCAAGCTGATGATCCAGCCTGCACCGGGAATCAGCTCGGCCCAAGCGATTGCCGCGATGGAAGCGCTGGAAAAAGACGTGCTGGGCAAAGACTACAAGCTGGAATGGACCGGATCGGCCTATCAGGAAAAAGCCGCGGGTTCTTCAGCCGCATTTGCCTTTCTATTCGGTATCGTGATGGTGTTCCTGATTCTGGCCGCGCAATACGAGCGCTGGAGCTTACCGCTGGCCGTAATTACCGCCGTGCCCTTTGCGCTGTTTGGTGCCCTGCTGGCGGTGTGGCTGGTGGGCTTAACCAATAACGTTTATTTCCAGATTGGTCTGGTTACACTGGTTGCGCTGGCGGCGAAAAATGCCATTCTGATTGTCGAATTTGCGGTGATGAAACACGAAGAAGGCATGAGCTTGCTCGATTCGGCGCTGGAAGCCGCAAGGCTGCGCTTTAGGCCAATTGTCATGACCTCGCTGGCCTTTATTCTGGGCTGCGTCCCGCTGGTCATCTCCAGCGGAGCAGGCGCTGCCAGCCGTATGGCGCTGGGTACACCGGTCATCGGCGGCATGCTGGCGGCGACCTTTATTGCCATCTTTTTTATTCCGCTCTTTTTCCGGCTCATTATGCGCTCCGCAGAAAAAACATCGGCAGAGAAAAAACCAGTACATCCAGCCGAGGCTGCCCATGAATAA
- a CDS encoding TolC family protein, which translates to MNKKILPLCISLLISACAFTPDYTPPSTQLPSGSAQTVIAKDWWLQFNDDALNRLIASALQHNQNLALIQAKVDEARAVLGITSAEQLPRIGLNGSAGSATQSKELGVPAYTNAENYKLVGQVSWELDIWGRVRNLSAAARDELFAAQYNQDAAITSLSAEVAQAYFNLRALDARLQITENTIKSRQAAYELRNKRFKGGVTSELDVRQAEVELANAQSALPDIQRAIASAEGALSILTGQTPKALLEGDWIAGKPADRGQAIVPHHRASQYSSRSGCRFAAAPPRYCPGRGQPACESCPHRSGTRRLPAPHFLNRPAGCGKQSAEQSIQ; encoded by the coding sequence ATGAATAAAAAAATACTCCCACTATGTATATCGCTACTGATCAGCGCCTGCGCTTTCACTCCCGACTATACCCCCCCTTCCACTCAGCTACCGTCTGGCAGCGCCCAGACTGTCATCGCCAAAGACTGGTGGCTGCAATTTAACGACGACGCTTTAAACCGGTTAATCGCCAGCGCACTGCAACACAACCAGAATCTGGCGCTGATTCAGGCCAAAGTGGATGAAGCACGCGCGGTACTGGGCATCACCTCTGCCGAGCAGCTGCCACGCATCGGGCTCAATGGCAGCGCAGGTAGCGCCACGCAATCCAAAGAGCTGGGCGTACCCGCCTACACCAATGCAGAAAACTACAAGCTGGTCGGTCAGGTCAGTTGGGAGTTGGACATCTGGGGCCGCGTGCGCAACCTCAGCGCCGCTGCGCGCGATGAGCTGTTTGCCGCGCAATACAATCAGGACGCGGCGATCACCAGCTTGTCCGCCGAAGTGGCGCAGGCCTATTTTAATCTGCGCGCACTCGATGCCCGGCTGCAGATCACCGAAAACACCATCAAATCCCGGCAAGCGGCGTACGAGCTGCGCAATAAACGCTTTAAAGGCGGCGTCACCTCCGAGCTGGATGTGCGCCAGGCCGAAGTCGAGCTGGCCAACGCCCAATCCGCGCTGCCGGACATCCAGCGCGCCATTGCCAGCGCCGAGGGTGCATTGAGCATTTTGACCGGCCAAACGCCCAAGGCGCTGCTAGAGGGAGACTGGATTGCGGGCAAACCCGCTGATCGTGGTCAAGCCATCGTACCGCATCACCGTGCCTCCCAATATTCCAGCCGATCTGGGTGCCGATTTGCTGCTGCGCCGCCCCGATATTGCCCAGGCCGAGGCCAGCCTGCGTGCGAATCGTGCCCGCATCGAAGCGGCACGCGCCGCTTACCTGCCCCGCATTTCCTTAACAGGCCTGCTGGGTGTGGAAAGCAATCAGCTGAGCAATCTATTCAATAG
- a CDS encoding TolC family protein, protein MEAARAAYLPRISLTGLLGVESNQLSNLFNSGARTWSFAGNLALPLFDNGLTAAQIDQAKARERQAAAAYQLAIQNAFAETRTALTANQVIGNKVSAVQVQVDALNRQLKLATLRYDNGFSSYLEVLDAERNLFDAQIALINTQRDQLNYRVELFKVLGGGWQQSTPGLARQER, encoded by the coding sequence ATCGAAGCGGCACGCGCCGCTTACCTGCCCCGCATTTCCTTAACAGGCCTGCTGGGTGTGGAAAGCAATCAGCTGAGCAATCTATTCAATAGCGGCGCGCGCACCTGGAGCTTTGCCGGTAATTTGGCGCTGCCGCTGTTTGATAACGGCCTAACCGCCGCGCAGATTGATCAAGCCAAAGCGCGCGAGCGCCAGGCCGCTGCGGCCTACCAGCTGGCGATTCAAAATGCCTTTGCCGAAACGCGCACTGCGCTGACCGCCAATCAGGTGATCGGCAATAAAGTGAGCGCCGTTCAGGTGCAGGTTGACGCCTTGAATCGCCAGCTTAAACTGGCCACCCTGCGCTACGACAATGGTTTTTCAAGCTATCTGGAAGTGCTCGACGCCGAGCGTAATTTGTTCGACGCGCAAATTGCGCTGATCAATACTCAGCGCGATCAGCTCAACTATCGCGTAGAGCTATTCAAAGTGCTCGGCGGTGGCTGGCAGCAATCTACGCCAGGCCTGGCCCGGCAAGAGCGCTAA
- the tyrS gene encoding tyrosine--tRNA ligase, translated as MSLIQDLQARGLIAQCTDQAALSELLAKESVTLYCGFDPTADSLHIGSLVPILVLKRFQQYGHKPIALVGGATGMIGDPSFKATERKLNTTDVIATWVEKIRAQVSPFLSFEGDNAAIMSNNYDWFGGMGALEFLRDIGKYFSVNQMIKKEAVQQRIAREDQGISYTEFSYSLLQGYDFTELNKRYDCKLQIGGSDQWGNITAGTDLTRRLNQEQVYGLTLPLVTKSDGTKFGKTETGTIWLDAKKTSPYAFYQFWLNTADADVYKFLKYFSFLSVAEIDAIEEADKSSGKKPEAQRILAEQVTAIVHGDSAVEAAQRISQNLFSDSLAALTQNDFEQLAQDGMPSVQLPAADNQLIATLVAAGLAKSNSEARTFIQSGAVIVNGGKVEALDYTFGDADRLFGAYTLIRRGKKNYALICWN; from the coding sequence ATCAGTCTCATCCAGGACCTACAAGCACGTGGTCTGATCGCCCAATGTACCGATCAAGCTGCCTTGTCTGAACTATTGGCCAAAGAGTCTGTGACCTTGTATTGCGGCTTTGATCCGACTGCCGATAGCTTGCACATTGGTTCATTGGTGCCGATTCTGGTGCTCAAGCGTTTTCAGCAATACGGTCACAAGCCAATTGCCTTGGTCGGCGGTGCGACCGGCATGATTGGCGATCCAAGCTTTAAAGCCACCGAGCGCAAGCTCAATACCACCGACGTGATTGCAACCTGGGTGGAAAAAATCCGCGCGCAAGTGTCACCATTTCTGAGCTTCGAAGGTGATAACGCGGCGATTATGTCGAATAACTACGACTGGTTTGGCGGCATGGGCGCGCTGGAATTCTTGCGCGACATCGGCAAGTATTTCTCCGTTAACCAAATGATCAAGAAAGAAGCGGTGCAGCAGCGCATCGCGCGCGAAGACCAGGGCATTTCGTACACCGAATTCTCATACAGCCTGCTGCAAGGTTATGACTTTACCGAGCTCAATAAGCGCTACGATTGCAAGCTGCAAATCGGTGGCTCGGATCAATGGGGCAATATCACGGCGGGTACTGATCTGACGCGCCGCCTGAATCAGGAGCAAGTGTACGGCCTGACTTTGCCACTGGTGACCAAATCGGACGGCACCAAATTTGGTAAAACCGAAACCGGCACCATTTGGCTCGATGCGAAGAAAACCTCGCCTTACGCTTTCTACCAATTCTGGCTCAATACTGCCGACGCAGACGTGTATAAATTCCTGAAATACTTCAGCTTTCTGTCGGTGGCAGAGATTGACGCGATTGAAGAAGCGGACAAAAGCAGCGGCAAAAAGCCCGAAGCGCAGCGCATTCTGGCCGAACAAGTCACCGCGATTGTGCATGGTGATTCAGCAGTTGAAGCGGCGCAGCGCATCAGCCAGAACTTGTTTAGTGATAGCTTGGCGGCGTTGACGCAAAACGACTTTGAGCAATTGGCGCAGGACGGCATGCCTAGCGTGCAGCTGCCCGCAGCGGATAATCAACTGATCGCGACGCTGGTGGCGGCGGGTTTGGCGAAATCGAACTCTGAAGCGCGCACGTTTATTCAGAGCGGCGCAGTGATTGTGAATGGCGGCAAAGTCGAAGCGCTTGACTACACGTTTGGCGATGCTGATCGCCTGTTTGGCGCTTATACGCTGATTCGTCGTGGCAAGAAAAACTACGCACTGATTTGCTGGAACTAA
- a CDS encoding substrate-binding domain-containing protein yields MMHQLIGLAALLASTWVVAGETAGPNGEKPTSYTQVTLKPDQTKALQSKKYKAAILMHTTSDFSSALIKGAKEVFAEQGIAVVAVTDAEMDSKKQRTDLETVLALKPDVIISLVIDPVSGAAAFRQASSKGVKLVFISNAPQGLKAGKDYAGIVTDDLYSMGKSAAELMAASIGGKGDVALLYHAANYYVTNQRDAAVKSELAKYPGIKIITNKGIANPNDGEVIAGAILTQNPSVKAIYAPWDAIAEGVTAAARAAGRKDVKVVTMDLGAATALDMVKGGNVAGIVSDLPYDMGKTLARMGALALLNQPTPPFVTVDAIKVTPTNLATQWQKALSRTPPDAIQKALANRK; encoded by the coding sequence ATGATGCATCAATTAATCGGTCTGGCGGCCTTGCTTGCCAGCACCTGGGTAGTCGCAGGTGAAACAGCTGGGCCAAATGGTGAAAAGCCGACTTCCTACACACAAGTGACGCTTAAACCAGATCAAACCAAGGCACTACAAAGCAAAAAGTATAAAGCGGCGATTTTGATGCACACCACATCAGACTTTTCATCGGCGCTGATCAAGGGAGCCAAAGAAGTCTTTGCCGAGCAAGGCATTGCGGTGGTGGCCGTCACCGATGCTGAGATGGATTCAAAAAAGCAGCGCACCGATCTGGAAACCGTGTTGGCGCTCAAACCCGACGTGATTATTTCGCTAGTGATCGATCCGGTTTCTGGCGCGGCGGCATTTCGGCAGGCCAGTAGTAAAGGCGTCAAACTGGTGTTTATTAGCAATGCGCCGCAAGGCCTTAAAGCCGGCAAAGACTACGCAGGCATCGTGACGGATGATTTATACAGCATGGGCAAGTCGGCGGCTGAGCTAATGGCAGCCAGTATCGGCGGCAAAGGCGATGTTGCCCTGCTCTATCATGCCGCGAATTATTATGTGACCAATCAGCGCGATGCAGCGGTAAAGTCTGAGCTGGCCAAATATCCCGGCATCAAAATTATCACCAATAAGGGCATCGCCAATCCAAATGACGGCGAAGTGATTGCGGGGGCGATTTTGACACAAAACCCCAGCGTAAAAGCGATTTATGCGCCGTGGGATGCGATTGCCGAAGGGGTGACAGCGGCGGCGCGTGCCGCAGGACGTAAGGATGTCAAAGTGGTGACAATGGATTTGGGGGCCGCCACCGCGCTCGATATGGTGAAGGGCGGCAATGTCGCCGGCATTGTGTCTGATTTGCCGTATGACATGGGCAAAACACTGGCGCGGATGGGCGCGCTGGCCCTGCTGAATCAGCCCACCCCACCGTTTGTGACCGTGGATGCGATCAAAGTCACGCCTACCAATCTGGCTACGCAATGGCAAAAAGCCTTGTCACGCACGCCACCGGATGCCATTCAGAAAGCACTGGCTAATCGTAAATAA